A region of Saccharococcus thermophilus DNA encodes the following proteins:
- a CDS encoding M48 family metallopeptidase, with protein sequence MKKLVYWALAIYVLYGIGMAWYLLVVADISIPPQWKGTSADPATFLTPKELELSGEYSRWKDLLFFLSIPYEWIIYFGLLAFGAAQALRTWIEQTAKWFPVQSALYAFWLSLIITALSLPFDFAGYHLSRAYGVSTQSVTSWFRDRLTDFFVHTVLLVFIAAVLYWLIRRFGRRWWLYAWMLCVPFMIFFLFIQPVVIDPLYNDFYPLKDKKLEAKILGLASEANIPAEHVFEVNMSEKTNALNAYVNGIGSHARIVLWDTTLQRLNEDEVLFIMAHEMGHYVMKHIYWWLAGYIVLAFFGLWLVSRMMRWIVARWGRYMGIRQLSDFASFPLLLLLVSLLNFAASPLVNVVSRYEEHAADRYAIELTGNKEAAISSFQKLTKAGLSEVNPPFVVKIFRYTHPTMLERIVFLEEYAPPLREGR encoded by the coding sequence ATGAAAAAATTAGTCTATTGGGCGCTTGCCATTTATGTGTTGTACGGGATCGGCATGGCATGGTATTTGCTCGTTGTCGCCGATATATCGATCCCGCCGCAGTGGAAAGGAACAAGCGCGGATCCTGCCACATTTCTAACGCCGAAAGAGCTAGAGTTAAGCGGGGAATATTCGCGGTGGAAAGATTTGTTGTTTTTTCTTTCTATTCCGTACGAATGGATAATCTATTTTGGACTGTTGGCATTTGGTGCCGCCCAGGCGCTGCGAACATGGATAGAGCAGACGGCAAAATGGTTTCCTGTACAATCGGCGCTGTATGCGTTTTGGCTGTCTTTGATCATCACGGCGCTTTCGCTGCCATTTGATTTTGCCGGCTATCATCTTTCCCGTGCCTATGGCGTCAGCACGCAATCGGTAACAAGTTGGTTTCGCGATAGGCTGACCGATTTTTTCGTTCATACTGTGCTGCTTGTCTTCATTGCGGCGGTATTGTATTGGCTCATCCGGCGCTTTGGGCGGCGCTGGTGGCTATATGCGTGGATGCTGTGCGTGCCGTTCATGATCTTTTTTCTATTTATTCAGCCAGTTGTCATTGATCCGTTATATAACGATTTTTATCCATTGAAAGATAAAAAGTTAGAAGCAAAAATTTTGGGGCTGGCAAGCGAAGCGAACATTCCTGCCGAGCATGTATTTGAGGTAAATATGTCAGAGAAAACGAATGCGTTAAACGCGTATGTTAACGGAATTGGTTCCCACGCGCGCATTGTGTTATGGGATACGACATTGCAGCGCTTAAATGAAGATGAAGTGCTGTTTATTATGGCCCACGAAATGGGGCATTACGTGATGAAACATATTTATTGGTGGCTTGCCGGTTATATCGTTTTAGCGTTTTTTGGACTTTGGCTCGTAAGCAGAATGATGAGATGGATTGTCGCCAGATGGGGACGATATATGGGAATCCGCCAGTTGAGCGATTTCGCATCTTTTCCATTGCTGTTGCTTCTAGTCTCATTGCTCAACTTTGCTGCCAGTCCGCTTGTAAATGTGGTGTCGCGATATGAAGAGCATGCGGCGGATCGATATGCGATCGAGCTAACGGGAAATAAAGAGGCGGCGATTTCTTCGTTTCAAAAGCTGACGAAAGCAGGGTTAAGCGAAGTCAATCCGCCGTTTGTTGTAAAAATATTCCGCTATACGCATCCGACGATGTTAGAGCGGATCGTCTTTTTAGAAGAGTATGCGCCCCCTTTGCGAGAAGGGCGGTGA
- a CDS encoding SCO family protein: MKKLYLSLASLFIICVGAGILYFTVYKQAKMKLPNDVVMETAWGNEYHFNEMKPKIRLLEFMYTNCPDICPNTTFQMTKLRSKLEQAHVFGKKVEFITITIDPKRDTPEKLRAYAKTFGVTNAQQGWMFLRGSEADTRKVADAFDFQYRDPGNGMLVHTTLTYLLDKNGHVIKQFGMGKERFHVQEVYDAIMDELQ, from the coding sequence GTGAAAAAATTGTATTTATCGTTGGCCAGCTTATTTATTATTTGCGTCGGTGCCGGCATCCTTTATTTCACCGTATACAAACAGGCAAAAATGAAGCTGCCTAATGATGTAGTGATGGAAACAGCTTGGGGAAATGAATATCATTTCAACGAGATGAAGCCAAAAATCCGCTTGTTGGAATTTATGTATACAAACTGCCCTGATATTTGTCCAAATACAACCTTTCAAATGACGAAATTGCGTTCGAAACTGGAACAAGCACATGTTTTTGGCAAAAAGGTCGAGTTTATCACGATTACGATTGACCCGAAGCGCGATACTCCTGAAAAACTGCGAGCGTACGCCAAAACCTTCGGCGTGACCAACGCCCAGCAAGGCTGGATGTTTTTGCGCGGAAGCGAAGCCGATACGAGAAAAGTGGCCGACGCTTTCGACTTTCAATATCGCGACCCCGGCAACGGCATGCTGGTTCATACGACATTAACCTACTTGTTGGACAAAAACGGTCATGTCATTAAACAGTTTGGAATGGGCAAAGAGCGGTTTCACGTACAGGAAGTGTATGATGCAATTATGGACGAACTCCAATAA
- a CDS encoding AzlD domain-containing protein: MHSTIVWMIIGMGVVTYIPRMLPLVVLQRVKLPPFWQGVLKNVPSATLGALIVPGIFFIHEDIWFGILGFISAFVAAWLGANVILVVLVSVAVLSVYALLG, from the coding sequence ATGCATAGCACAATCGTTTGGATGATTATCGGCATGGGGGTGGTGACATACATTCCGCGCATGCTGCCGCTTGTCGTGTTGCAACGCGTCAAGCTGCCGCCGTTTTGGCAAGGGGTGTTAAAAAACGTTCCATCCGCGACATTAGGAGCGCTTATCGTTCCAGGCATCTTTTTCATTCACGAAGACATCTGGTTTGGCATTCTTGGGTTTATAAGCGCATTTGTAGCGGCATGGCTCGGCGCGAACGTCATTCTTGTCGTGCTTGTGTCTGTCGCGGTATTAAGCGTGTATGCGCTGCTTGGGTAA
- a CDS encoding AzlC family ABC transporter permease → METTLAAGKSSLFRQGVQAGVSIAIGYMPIALTYGLLAKTTGLTLAETVLMSVIVFAGASQYIALNLLSISTGTFEIVLTTFILNIRHFLMSASLNEKAEPDLLWKKALYAFGITDETFSVAAMKEGSVTASYMFGLILMSYGSWVVNSGIGHLVGASLPQSLQESMSVALYAMFIGLLVPSLKKQRKTMWLAGMAAAINSLCTLVLHISKGWSVVIATLAAAIVVQWLAKERGEEGNA, encoded by the coding sequence GTGGAAACGACATTGGCAGCGGGCAAATCATCGCTGTTTCGCCAGGGCGTGCAAGCAGGCGTGAGCATCGCAATTGGCTATATGCCGATTGCGCTGACGTACGGGCTGCTTGCCAAAACAACGGGATTAACGCTCGCGGAAACGGTGCTGATGAGCGTCATTGTGTTTGCTGGAGCTTCCCAGTATATTGCGTTAAACTTGCTTTCCATTAGCACGGGAACGTTTGAAATTGTGCTGACCACGTTTATTTTAAACATTCGCCATTTTCTCATGTCCGCTTCACTGAACGAAAAAGCGGAGCCGGATTTGCTCTGGAAAAAGGCGCTTTATGCGTTTGGCATTACGGACGAAACGTTTTCCGTGGCGGCGATGAAAGAAGGGTCTGTGACCGCTTCTTACATGTTTGGGCTTATTTTGATGTCATACGGCAGCTGGGTGGTGAATTCGGGCATCGGCCATCTTGTCGGTGCCAGCTTGCCGCAAAGCTTGCAAGAGAGCATGTCGGTCGCGCTATACGCAATGTTTATCGGCTTGCTTGTACCGTCTTTGAAAAAACAGCGGAAAACGATGTGGCTTGCCGGGATGGCCGCAGCCATCAATTCACTATGCACGCTTGTGTTGCATATTTCCAAAGGCTGGTCGGTTGTGATTGCGACGTTAGCGGCGGCGATCGTCGTGCAATGGCTGGCGAAAGAAAGAGGGGAAGAAGGGAATGCATAG